Proteins from a genomic interval of Daphnia pulex isolate KAP4 chromosome 4, ASM2113471v1:
- the LOC124191986 gene encoding uncharacterized protein LOC124191986: MNCRPGGGTQSRNRRLIPQKLSHFFSSFPDSYEFPALPDWLLRRPMGSVWCVPKSPQQQHPHGSRNTGRRNRIEPESNAQFIQRRRSSSKKRPSKVADLTYKNTWSSFLKTSKSDQVTFFPIKSPPSTVESNSRPSVRFNQRRSWDDTVVLERRPSTENRQRKPLSSSPVRRRPSSMRADSRKYSKLESKALREAWLNENVYPQFDSSYLAGSAALMVSSIAQPPTVRKSSAYTLREYVRPCPPIPPYRSGRRRVDSVEANVSSGTNSDSFVTPGSMEMSGTSTLATTSGSVNVNATSSPTTSFDSMQARYSTRPAAPSPPDRYERSYFQDDSLETAETSQSVEVQVSSTLTTRSSSTSMQPHMSSESSIGYPTLYVHNVAAATTARDVLIKERAISSANSRKSCLKEGSARKSRTTTFKDPSRLEWTKRYLFTLAQPSRSSYHDRSSSMSRVSSSDPRDFQVYTVQQRPWQSNPDLRMQKWKPNAVAANAIGLHSSSVDDSLDVVEFMKRKKQFLAQLLEGRTNEEDSYRSLKREPRSLALVQSATRSVSAGRSRSSDNSAQYSTGYGSDELARWKASSSGSSRNTKKAIPDYRKSHDTLTRELEFRKKQNLTTTARPFHFSTDNLIPTDKFSFGSEGVDICEKPPSFSTQQTPRHKLPPSSARLRSPDKRPRSSVKFDSLQSFTAPLQPASGENKASVLRRTLTKKKCEEQLANNWQQQERERERRHRLRAIRLDPAWTQVRGGDQALEDIAHRRCYKEVVERERLLQYYMDKEEMLNRVWQMPPLFERQAMAKREIHPPGLQVYPDRMSATSTSFNPASSRSSGGARKKTSFRTSPKTEESLDCYMASESLQLSRPSTAKSSTIGLKSNSAYKRN; encoded by the exons ATGAACTGTCGCCCAGGGGGTGGAACTCAGTCGAGAAACCGCAGATTGATACCTCAAAAATTAAGTCACTTCTTCTCAAGTTTTCCCGATTCGTATGAGTTCCCCGCTCTTCCCGATTGGCTTCTTCGACGGCCTATGGGGAGTGTATGGTGCGTGCCCAAGTCTccgcagcagcaacatccACACGGTAGTCGGAATACTGGTCGACGCAACCGAATCGAACCCGAATCGAATGCTCAGTTTATTCAAAGACGCCGATCCAGCAGCAAAAAGAGACCCAGCAAAGTAGCCGACTTGACATACAAGAATACGTGGTCATCTTTCCTGAAAACTTCTAAATCCGATCAGGTTACGTTTTTTCCTATTAAATCTCCGCCGTCCACAGTTGAATCTAATAGCAGACCAAGTGTTCGTTTCAACCAACGCCGGAGTTGGGATGATACGGTCGTGCTAGAGCGTCGGCCGTCCACCGAGAACCGCCAACGAAAACCTCTCAGTTCCAGTCCTGTCCGACGTCGTCCTTCTTCAATGCGGGCCGATTCCAGAAAATATTCCAAACTCGAATCAAAGGCATTGAGGGAAGCTTGGCTCAACGAAAATGTCTACCCTCAATTTGACAGCAGTTACTTGGCCGGCAGTGCGGCTCTGATGGTTTCCAGTATTGCACAACCGCCTACCGTTCGCAAGAGTTCTGCATACACGCTGCGCGAGTACGTACGACCGTGTCCTCCCATACCGCCATACAGATCGGGTAGACGAAGGGTCGATTCAGTGGAAGCCAACGTTTCGTCGGGAACCAACAGCGACAGCTTTGTGACACCGGGCTCGATGGAGATGAGTGGAACGTCGACTTTGGCCACCACTTCGGGCTCTGTGAACGTCAATGCCACATCGTCGCCTACAACTTCGTTTGATTCGATGCAAGCGCGCTACTCAACTCGGCCAGCCGCACCGTCACCTCCAGACCGATACGAACGTTCCTATTTCCAGGACGATAGTTTGGAAACGGCCGAAACCAGTCAATCGGTGGAAGTACAAGTCTCTTCAACCCTGACAACTCGGAGCAGTAGCACGTCTATGCAGCCTCACATGTCTAGCGAAAGCTCAATAGGGTATCCGACGCTTTACGTCCATAATGTTGCGGCCGCAACAACGGCTCGTGACGTGCTCATAAAGGAACGAGCCATTTCTTCAGCCAACAGTCGTAAGTCTTGTCTCAAAGAAGGTAGTGCCAGGAAGTCTCGCACAACCACATTCAAGGACCCGTCGAGATTGGAGTGGACCAAACGCTATCTTTTCAC GCTTGCGCAACCCAGTCGAAGTAGTTACCACGATCGCAGTTCATCCATGTCCCGTGTCTCCTCATCTGATCCTCGCGATTTCCAAGTTTACACCGTTCAGCAGCGTCCATGGCAGTCTAATCCGGATCTCAGGATGCAAAAGTGGAAACCCAATGCCGTTGCCGCAAATGCAATTGGACTGCACTCGTCCTCCGTTGACGACTCCCTGGACGTTGTAGAATTTATGAAACGGAAGAAGCAGTTCTTAGCTCAACTCCTTGAAGGACGGACAAATGAAGAAGATTCATACAG GTCGTTGAAACGTGAACCACGTTCATTGGCCCTAGTCCAAAGCGCGACTCGCAGTGTATCTGCTGGTCGTAGTCGTAGCTCAGACAATTCCGCCCAATATTCAACTGGTTACGGCTCCGACGAACTGGCGAGATGGAAAGCCAGTAGCAGTGGCAGCAGCCGCAATACGAAAAAGGCGATCCCAGATTACAGGAAATCTCACGACACGCTGACACGAGAACTTGAATTCAGAAAGAAACAGAATCTAACGACAACAGCTCGGCCTTTTCATTTCTCCACCGACAACCTCATACCGACAGACAAA TTCTCATTCGGATCTGAAGGCGTTGACATATGCGAGAAGCCACCATCATTCTCCACCCAGCAGACACCTCGTCATAAGCTTCCACCATCTTCGGCTAGATTGCGTTCACCCGATAAACGGCCAAGATCCAGTGTCAAGTTTGACTCACTTCAATCCTTCACTGCACCATTGCAGCCAGCTAGTGGCGAGAATAAAGCTTCGGTTCTTCGGCGAACGTTGACAAA gaaaaaatgtgaagaaCAATTAGCAAATAATTGGCAACAGCAAGAGCGAGAGCGAGAACGACGACATCGCTTGCGTGCCATTCGCCTTGATCCAGCTTGGACGCAGGTTCGTGGTGGAGATCAAGCACTGGAAGATATTGCCCATCGACGATGCTACAAAGAGGTGGTGGAACGCGAGAGGCTCCTGCAGTACTACATGGATAAAGAAGAGATGCTGAATCGAGTTTGGCAGATGCCTCCTTTGTTTGAAAGACAAGCAATG gCAAAACGAGAGATTCATCCGCCTGGACTCCAAGTGTATCCTGACAGAATGTCTGCAACTAGTACATCATTCAACCCGGCGTCCAGTAGATCTTCAGGCGGGGCCAGGAAAAAAACGTCGTTCAGAACTAGTCCGAAAACAGAGGAAAGTCTAGATTGTTATATGGCCAGCGAGTCGCTTCAACTTTCTCGGCCGAGTACAGCCAAGAGCAGCACAATAGGTTTAAAGTCAAACAGCGCTTACAAGCGCAACTGA